The Periplaneta americana isolate PAMFEO1 chromosome 2, P.americana_PAMFEO1_priV1, whole genome shotgun sequence genome has a window encoding:
- the LOC138694883 gene encoding juvenile hormone acid O-methyltransferase-like — protein sequence MNPDKYQKSQTLSMRDSEQIMSEYMGSMTWKPGERVLDIGCGPGSITAEILLPRLPEDIEVLVGADKSSDMLQLASSKYSHPKLEFLQLDLSKEIPADSKLRILGFDKIFSFYCIHWIYDQRLAISNIYNLLRPGGEALVTIIARTSIIAAYIAQSKKTEWQSYVKDVEQTVAPYHHSEDPAEDFKIILKDVGFQIVDCKWKELSFDFVTTSRMKEFVYGINPFISRMPKELRDIYITDLLMEITKVESKRSDNKDNKITEVYHDIIIAYFRKV from the exons CCGAACAGATCATGTCTGAATATATGGGCTCAATGACTTGGAAACCTGGAGAAAGAGTCCTGGATATTGGATGTGGTCCTGGGTCGATAACCGCAGAGATACTGCTACCTCGCTTACCAGAGGACATCGAGGTCCTGGTGGGAGCAGACAAATCGTCCGACATGTTGCAGCTTGCATCTAGCAAGTACTCCCACCCTAAACTCGAGTTCTTACAGCTGGACCTCAGCAAAGAAATACCAGCAGACTCCAAACTCAGGATTCTCGGTTTCGACAAGATATTCTCATTCTACTGCATCCATTGGATTTATGACCAGAG GCTAGCTATAAGTAACATATACAATTTGCTACGACCAGGAGGAGAGGCTCTGGTCACCATCATTGCAAGAACTTCCATAATAGCTGCATATATTGCTCAAAGCAAAAAAACAGAATGGCAGTCTTATGTAAAG GACGTTGAGCAAACCGTTGCACCTTACCATCATTCTGAAGACCCTGCTGAAGACTTCAAAATCATTCTGAAAGACGTGGGGTTCCAGATTGTCGACTGTAAATGGAAGGAACTTTCATTCGATTTTGTGACCACCAGTCGCATGAAAG AGTTTGTCTACGGAATCAACCCATTTATTTCTCGCATGccaaaagaactgcgggacatcTACATCACCGACCTTCTAATGGAAATCACAAAAGTCGAAAGCAAGAGATCAgataacaaagacaacaaaattACTGAAGTATACCACGACATTATTATTGCATACTTCAGGAAAGTGTAA